In a single window of the Anabas testudineus chromosome 17, fAnaTes1.2, whole genome shotgun sequence genome:
- the cdh2 gene encoding cadherin-2: MVKDLKEIVFPSRNMDSQVKRMKRDWVIPPINVPENSRGPFPQELVRIRSDHDKNRSLRYSVTGPGADQPPTGIFIIDPISGELSVNKPLDREHISNFHLRAHAVDLNGNQVENPIDIVINVIDMNDNRPEFTNQIWNGTVPEGSKPGTFVMTVTSVDKDDPKTANGMLRYKILSQTPESPTSNMFTINNKTGGIITVAAGLDREKVPQYTLIIQATDMEGNPMYGLSNTATAVIRVTDINDNPPEFTAETFFGEVPENRVNVIVANLTVTDKDQPNTPAWNAVYKITGGDPTGRFSVPTDPITNEGLVTVVKPIDYEFSRTYVLTVEARNEATLARGIHSPRQSTATVSITVIDVNESPYFEPNPKLIKLEEGMMPESTLTTFTAQDPDRFMQQSIRYTKLSDPANWLSIDPNTGRITTIAILDRESPFVKNSLYNATFLASDSGVPPASGTGTLQIYLLDINDNAPKVFPQEAEICEKPEPNAINITALDGDLNPNAGPFAFELAHRPSDVRRNWTITRISGDYAQVSLKIGFLESGIYEIPIIITDSGNLPMSNTSYLRIKVCQCDINGDCTDQQHIMAAGLGTGAIISILLCIIILLILVLMFVVWMKRRDKERQAKQLLIDPEDDVRDNILKYDEEGGGEEDQDYDLSQLQQPDTMEPDAIKPVGIRRLDERPLHPEPQYPMRSAAPHPGDIGDFINEGLKAADNDPTAPPYDSLLVFDYEGSGSTAGSLSSLNSSSSGGDQDYDYLNDWGPRFRKLADMYGGSDD; the protein is encoded by the exons ATGGTCAAGGATTTGAAGGAGATAGTGTTTCCCTCACGCAACATGGATAGCCAAGTCAAACGCATGAAGAGAGACTGGGTCATCCCCCCAATCAATGTCCCAGAGAATTCAAGAGGCCCATTCCCTCAAGAGCTTGTCCGG ATCCGATCGGACCATGACAAAAACCGCTCTCTCAGATACAGCGTGACAGGACCAGGTGCTGACCAGCCCCCCACTGGCATCTTCATCATCGACCCGATCTCTGGAGAGCTGTCAGTGAACAAGCCCCTGGATAGGGAGCACATCTCCAACTTCCAT ctGAGAGCTCATGCAGTGGACCTTAATGGCAACCAGGTAGAAAACCCCATTGACATTGTGATCAATGTGATCGATATGAACGACAACCGACCCGAGTTCACTAATCAGATCTGGAATGGCACTGTTCCAGAGGGTTCCAAGCCAG GAACGTTCGTTATGACAGTAACGTCTGTTGACAAAGATGACCCCAAAACAGCTAATGGGATGCTGCGTTATAAGATCCTGTCTCAGACTCCCGAGAGTCCGACCTCCAATATGTTCACCATCAACAATAAAACTGGAGGCATCATTACAGTGGCAGCAGGCCTGGACAGAGAG AAAGTACCTCAGTACACACTGATCATCCAGGCCACTGATATGGAGGGCAACCCCATGTATGGCCTATCCAACACAGCCACTGCTGTCATCAGAGTCACTGACATTAATGATAATCCACCAGAGTTTACTGCTGAGACG TTTTTCGGCGAGGTGCCTGAAAACCGTGTGAATGTCATTGTGGCCAACTTGACGGTGACTGACAAGGACCAGCCCAACACGCCGGCCTGGAATGCTGTCTACAAAATCACCGGGGGCGACCCCACCGGCAGGTTCTCTGTGCCCACTGATCCGATCACTAACGAGGGCCTGGTAACAGTCGTCAAG CCTATTGACTATGAATTCAGTAGGACGTATGTGCTGACAGTGGAAGCGAGGAACGAGGCCACTCTGGCACGAGGCATACACTCTCCTCGTCAGTCCACTGCCACCGTCTCCATCACAGTGATAGATGTCAATGAGAGCCCCTACTTCGAGCCCAACCCCAAACTCATTAAACTGGAAGAAGGAATGATGCCAGAGTCAACTCTGACTACGTTCACTGCACAGGACCCTGATCGCTTCATGCAGCAAAGCATCag ATACACCAAACTCTCAGATCCAGCCAACTGGCTAAGCATTGACCCCAACACTGGTCGAATCACAACAATTGCCATTTTGGACAGAGAGTCACCATTTGTGAAGAACAGCCTGTACAATGCAACATTCCTTGCTTCTGACAGCG GTGTACCTCCAGCAAGTGGCACAGGAACTCTCCAGATCTACCTGCTGGATATAAATGACAATGCTCCTAAGGTATTCCCTCAGGAGGCAGAGATATGCGAGAAGCCAGAGCCAAATGCCATCAACATCACTGCACTTGATGGAGACTTGAACCCAAACGCAGGGCCATTCGCCTTCGAGTTAGCCCATCGGCCCTCCGACGTTCGAAGAAACTGGACCATTACACGAATCAGCG GTGACTATGCTCAGGTGAGCCTCAAGATTGGCTTCCTTGAAAGTGGTATCTATGAGATCCCCATCATAATCACAGACTCAGGCAACCTGCCCATGTCCAACACCTCCTATCTGCGGATTAAAGTGTGCCAGTGTGACATCAATGGAGACTGTACTGACCAGCAGCACATCATGGCTGCCGGCCTGGGCACTGGTGCTATCATATCCATCCTCCTCTGCATCATCATCCTCCTTA ttctTGTTCTGATGTTTGTTGTGTGGATGAAGCGTCGTGATAAAGAGCGTCAGGCCAAGCAGCTCCTCATCGATCCCGAGGATGATGTGAGAGACAACATTCTCAAGTATGAtgaggaaggtggaggagaggaggatcaG GATTACGACCTGAGTCAGCTCCAGCAGCCGGACACGATGGAGCCTGATGCTATCAAGCCGGTGGGAATCCGCCGTCTAGACGAGAGACCCCTTCACCCTGAGCCACAGTACCCCATGAGGTCAGCAGCACCACACCCTGGAGACATTGGAGACTTCATCAACGAG GGACTCAAGGCTGCAGACAACGACCCCACCGCTCCTCCTTATGACTCGCTGCTAGTGTTCGACTACGAGGGCAGCGGATCCACAGCTGGCTCCTTAAGCTCCCTCAACTCCTCCAGCAGCGGGGGCGACCAGGACTACGATTACCTCAACGACTGGGGACCTCGCTTTAGAAAACTGGCAGACATGTATGGTGGGAGTGACGACTAG